In Glycine max cultivar Williams 82 chromosome 4, Glycine_max_v4.0, whole genome shotgun sequence, the genomic stretch aaaaaaaaaactagttgtgTAGTTTCCACTGAGTAGCATATAGAaccttcaaaaataaaaagtaaaacgacaataactttaaataaaaaaggaatgaaatcttaagaatattataaatgcataaatctttaagaatATTGTTATGCTTGAATAACTAATATCTTTGGacaaagacaataaaaaaatacctttcttTTCATGTTTGATATATTTTGTTGTGTCCATATGATGAAGTATTACCCAGTTCCGTTATCAGAATTAGCATGAACTACCATCTTTTCGCGGCATTGTTCTGGATTCCATCTGGTGATTGTGCGCTCTTCAACGGTGTAGTTTGCCAAACATAATGGAGACTCATTGCTGCCACCATTTCTATTGACATACAAAACCAATAAGATTTTTGCAACGCCTCCAAGAAGTCGAGTTGTGCAATGAACATCAGACCATACTCTCAACCTTCCATTTAGATCTTTATCTTCCTCATCTGATAAAACAAGCACACCATACTCCGAATGGACCCGAGCTGGATGGTGACGATAGACAACGAAATCTGCACCATACTGAGCTCCTGACCTCACTACCCAGTTTTTCATTCTCAGGTGGGAATAAGCCTTGTAGAAACAGGGGAATGTTTCTTTCTTTGACTTCATGTAATGCCACAGCTCTTCATCGGTTTGGGAACTAGTATCATCACTGTCATTATTAATCTTAAGGCATTTCAAGGAATAGCATAGGTAGAATGCCTCCTCAAAGCTTAATTGAAACCGGGGTTTGTCCTTTTCAACTGTTCTCACAGGTGAGCCAAAACATGCTTTATCGAGCAAATGAAGTTGTTCTGCTTCCACTACTAAGTGTACACTACTACCAGAGAGAAATCCACGAGTATCTGATTGAACTAGAGAAGACTGAATTTGAGATACAATCTTTGACATGGGTTCCTTGAGTGCTTCAGCTTGTGCATCCTTTTTAGCTTTTGCATCTTTTCCTTTCCATCTTGGTGCCATTTGGACTCACAAAATGAGTAAACAGATGTGTCAAAACCAAGTCAATCAAAAAGGTAATGGCAAATGATAGGAAAATTTCTTGCAATAAAAAGGTGGAAAAGATTTTCAAGTTTCCCCAAACAATCACCAGAATGCACAGAAAAAGCTCTGTCATTTGCTTGGCCAACTCACAATTTACAAACATGAGCAATTTTGTACACTTGCTAAAACAaccatcaaataaattatattagtttACTTGAAAGCATtgagtaaaacaaaaataaatcaaatttgctGAAAATCAACATAAATCAAAGGAAGAATCAGTCTATTTATTGTGTCCAATTGTGGACGTAATTTGGAGGGTTAACTTTGCATATCTGATTTTTATCAAAGAGATGAAAGAGCTATTAGGATAATTTGTCAATCcccaaataaaaacataaactaGAGTTAGTTAAGAGAGGTGAGTGCTAAATGAAATGGTTTCATGCGCTAAAATAGACATCTTACTATAAGCTATGTAGTCAATAGCGCCGCTACACCGCAAGACTCTCTTCCTTTGGAAGCAATCCTTTTCAAGACACGATGGACACTAAATATGAGCACCTCTCCCGTCACGCGTGTTTTTTTGTGGCGATTTGCGAAGCGACACTTAAAACTATCGCTAGAAAGCGTCCGCGCCGTCCCTCTTGCCTCCGAAATTTTCCACTCTCCCTTCTTCTATCTCTGGTCTAACGTCCTAGTGAATTAGGACTTCAGACTTCAGTGGAAATGGGTCATGCATCACATCACAAATtcagttttccaaaaaaaaaaaaaaacccataggATAGAACcctgaattatatatatatttttaaaaaaattgtggctTTCTTGCTGAAACGTGAAATCATCTCAAAGGTATGCATAGGTATTAAAATACTATGGGAAAATCAGAAACCCAGTGACCTTGCAATGGCGAAAAGGAAAGAGAATAGATACGTGAAGAAACAATTGGTTTCAGTTCAGAATAGCATAAAGAGAATCATCTTGAATAAAGGGGGAGAGAGATTAGAAGGACGTACCGGTGTCAAGTAGTAATTTGAAACGGCGAAATGTGTTGTTGTGGACGTTTGTTGAAAACAGAGAGACAGCAAAATGAATGGAATGGATTTGGACTTGGGAAGAAAGTACTCCCTCCACCTCATACCCATtgacctattttttatttatattccttgaggttttaatatttaaaaaaaaacaaaaatataattgaaaaaaaaatcttattaaaaagtaattaaacaggttttttttatcaacaacataattaaaaataaataaaaatttgatgatCCGCAGTCTTTTTATCagtaagaaaggaaaaaaaagaaaatcaagtaATTTGAAAAGGGCAAGAATCCGTTGACAAAGCTATTCTTCCCATTCCATCAACAAAAACAAGGAAAGTAAATCAAGTAATTTGAAAAGGGCAAGAATCCCAAAAAAATTCAGCATCAGAGATCGATGACCCTACACTCatttaaagatttaaaaaatcaataaaaatttaattactcgTGATCGTATAAATTTTATCTCTTAATccctataattaaaataacatcaattttaatttccacACATACTGTTTTAATGTCTTGTAGTCCCTCTATTTTAATGCTGAACATTTGGCACCAAAAGCTTTTGAGAAAACTTAGTTTCATGGAGTCTCGTTGAGCAAAacataaaacttttttattacaatatCAACTCTTATTTCTTTGAAGGTTAGTATAAACACAATGAAAAAGAGATAGAAGGATCAAAGAAAATTACAGAGTGTTTATCCTAGTTTGTCTAATCAACCAAAATTacatctagttttttttttttttacttcaaccaagatttttttatatacatcaaataatttatacaggTTAAAATCCATTTCGTTTAATCTAAATATTATTTGGCTTTATCATCCTCTTCATACATCAAATACCTATTTTACATCTATCACTTCCTATTATTTCCTTATCTCTCCTGTTAGAGATTAGCGTGTTCAAGAAATATTTCCCATCCAAGAATATTAAATAATGTGTGGGAAATTTATTTAACCACAGATCTGTAATTTGACTattgataattattaattataatatttaatttgcatTCCGTTGTGCTTGATAGTCCAACTTATAGATATGCATGTTTTATACCatttctttttatactttttgtttAAACTATTTCAAGGCCAATTATATCTATGGGATGAATTCAAGAACATAAAAACCTCCAATTTCTTGTAAAGAGCTGAGCCACCTGAGATGAATTAAGTTGAAAGTTGAAGTAGAAGCAGTCAAACATGCAGTTtctttaccaaaataaaattctgTCGAGTTTATATAAACTTTCGAATTTGATAACCTTGATGAAAGAgcatgaaaaaaatttcaaatgaataTTTGTCAAATAACGAAAGCAACACTACGTAACAGTTTTACAAGATCAATCACTATCCACATGCAAAGCATGTTTAAGCAATGCTGCGTGTTGCATCCTTCCCTCTCTCAAAAGGAAGGAGCATGTTGAGCACATACTGGTTGGTTCCTGCAAATTATCAGTACCAGCTCAAGTTATTCCAACTTTAGATAGAAGCTTCCCAGTTGGTAGACTAGAACAATATCATAGGTACTCGATCAATgattaactaaaaaatagtaCTAGTAGGTATTCTTATAATAGTAATGTTTATTTTCCTACAAATCTTACTactactttataaaaaaaaaagtattaaatgaaaaaataaatgaatttgatGTCTTGGAAATATAATATGCATTCAATACttaccatataaaaaattaggaaGATGAGTACAAGGATATTGGATAAGCATTTAGAATTATTCTTCTCCCAAACATCATCCAGTCATACAAATTAACTTGGGGGATTAAAATGCATGTCTGTACTTTCCATTCAGTCAGTTATCATAGACATCAATGTGTCCAAATGCATCCGTACCTGGAGGACATTCCAAAGCAGCTTCAAGAACTCTATGGTGTATCCCACGAGAATCAATGGAGCATCCACCTCTATGATGATGTCCAGCAAGACATACCTTAACACAATTGTATTTGTGTATCAAATTCATTATTTCATCATAATTCCACACAAGTCCCTTCTCACTTGCCGCGCCAGGATCAAGAGGCAGATAGATGGCAACAGATAACCACTTTCTGTTTAAATTTTGTTGCCTGAAGGAGAACACCATCCAACCATTCCATATGTTCCTTTCCAATTGCTCCATTAAACATGAGAAACCTTCTTTCAAGCCCCTCCATATTTACTGGATTGTTCTTATCTTCATTTGGATTCTTCTCCCTTAAGATTTTCAAGGCCTCCAATCTTTTAGGATGATCTTTTGGCCAACCAATGGCACTGATGTCATAGCCATCCAGAACTACAAATCTATATTCAGGCACTGGTGAGAAATCATAGTAAGCACGGCCATCAAGTGTTTTTGATCTTCAATAATGGAAGTAACTCACAGCAGAGGAAGATTGTATAGGCAATGATTGCCAATCATATGATACACAAGTCCTCCCCTGAACATCTCAAATTCGTCCACTACTTTCTTAATAGTACCAAGAGACTGATCTTTGGGGCAAAATCCATCAACAATATCTCCAAAATTAATAGCAAACTTATGCTTCTGATGAGTGTTCCATTCTTTAACCGCTCTCCGCAACACAAAAATACTATGCCTATAATACCATGGAACACCAAGGAATGAGCGGCCATCAGGAATGTCGGCATATtggacatcagaaatcaatccaaaagaaaaaaagaggctGTATAGTAGCTAGTCCATTAGAAGAAACCATGATGTCTCTCTCTGCGTGACCCTATAATACATTTAACATCTATAAAGATATCCAAGTAGTACATTCCAAGAACAATCTTGTCTGAAATAACACATACAGGAACCAGCTATCTCATTCTCAAGCTCAGCAATTATTCAGAGAATTAGAAGGGGGAAAATACACagcacaaacaaaaaacaagcaTATTGTTGGGTTGCTAACTTGGCCTGTTTCAAATTATCTGATTCAAAGCATAAAcaatatcttataaaaaaaatagtatcacCCCCCTCCCCATTGCATACTGGAGCTTAGAGATATTTAAAGAAAAGACTCTGATGAATGAAGGCCAAAGCAGCAGGTATTTGAGATGAGCAAcctctattttcttttcaatttggaaaattgcattgTTTGCATGGATGCAAAGTTGAGGTTAATAGGAGTTTCAGAATTTACTCTGCGTTTAGGGAAGATGAAAGAAGGTTAATGGCTAAAGAATACTATGAAGAAAACATAGATATGCTTTTCAATTCAAAAAATTAGGCTTCATCATCACATAATTCATGAGAAAGTGCAGTAGAAAGACATTAACTTGGATTCTGCCTCTTCTGTTTCATCACCATTTTGTTCTAAGAATCATTGATGTCTAAATACGATAATATAGTTTCATGAGTTTAGAATTTCAATAgtgattataaatattaatagttatagataATAACTACCTGAAATTTAGACATGTTAATGAATTAGAGTAACTCGGTTAATTTGAATAATAGTAGTACGTATTATTTTTATCCTCttactaaaatttctaaattcTCTACATCTAAAGATCATAACCACACCATTCTAAACATGTAATAGCAATGTATTAAAACACCATATAGAATCTAGCATCACCAGTCACAATCAAAATTTTGCATTCTTTGCAGCTTCGTAACTCTTGAAAGCAATTTAAATTAGTAGTATATGTTAAGCACAATTTACATTTTTGTGCTTTCCATTCAAGCTCATTAGCAGTATGTTTATGCGACAACTTGAACTCTTGAAAACGGAATGTCTGGGTTATGCTCCACCCGAGACAGATTATTAGAAATTCAAGGTGGGTAAGTTTTATGAATGTTGCCAAAGGACAATATCGATCTTAATTAGAATCTCAGTTTATTGGGCATCACATTGCAAATTCAGATTTCCAAAAGGCTCAAATTGGATAGAACCTTGaattatattatgaaaattcGGATTAATGTGGCATTCTTGCTGAAACTTGAAAACATCTCAAAGGTATATTATATAAGAAGTAATTTGAAATCAGAGACCCAATGAGTGACCTTGCTATGCCGAAAGAGAAAAGATGAATTTTGCGAACAAAGAAAGAAGCAATCGTACCGGTATTAAGTAGTAATTTGAAACGGCTATatatgttattgtcgtttgttGAAAACAGAGAAGCGGTAAAATGAAAGTGTGTTAGCCTATGAAATTGAGCCGTTAAGTTAAGGCGTAGTTGTCGTCATTTACATGTTTACATGCTTCCACTAGATTTTTTATACTTACTAGCATTGGAACCCGGCAAAGCacggttttttttataataaaaataaaagtgaaagagaaaaaaaaatgtttaaatttgtttaaaataatgttaatttggACATGCATTCTACTAGCAttggacatttttttttataataataataatgttaattttgtaaaataataataattattttatctatttattgattttttttgtttgtataaaACAATCTAGTACTACAAATATAATGAAATGGGAGATTTGGACATGCATTCTACatgatattttcataattagtcaaaaaaaattcttccaaCCAtcttaaattacattttttttctctttatacgTGCATTTGCACTTCTTAAATGTCCTTTTTTTAGATAGGCTCTTCTTAAATGTCTATTCCTTTTTATCTACTACTATTTTGATTTGAATGGTTAAAttgagtttaattatttttaaaatatcaatagtaaatataatcttatatcattatttaaactttttattatatatctaaaacctaatttatatatttaagacttaaatactattttggttcatttattttattcaattcataatttttgtctctccattttaaaatagagacaaatggtctatattttaaacaaattcataatttttgttgaatcttcaattttcttatgttttattttgatctaattGAATCATAGATCTAACATATCCCGTTAACATACTACcaataaatgatttaattaattaaaatgcaagaaataaaataggaaAATTGAAGGGACAAAAATTATGATATTCCCAAAATAGGGAACCAAAATTATACTTAAAGtatatgtttaaatatatttatttattataattttaattattatataatttatatattaaaaatatttatttattactcaaattttaattatataaaaaaataaaatactaacatatatatatatatatatatatatatatatatatatatatatattaatttctctCATACTTTAAATCTTTGAATTCGTCATTCACCCATACatttattaaaagtaattgCTACACTTACGAatgtaaaatcaaataaattcttCATTCACCCATACATTTACTAAAAGTAATTGCTACACCACGAatgtaaaatcaaataaattcatAACTTGTAGCTTCTGGAACGCTACCCTTAACCGTACGTTATTGTTTTATGGTATGTTTtataggaagaaaagaaaaaaaaagaaaaagaaacggataaaagtatatttttttgtttggatgaggagaaaaagaaaaaaaataatttataaaaacaaattttattttctttcttttcactttcctttcaatttcaatttcaattttttttctttcctttggcTTTCCCTCATTCCAAACATATGGTTAAAgtcttttaacttttatagttataataaaatgtggaacataacttttttttcggGGTGGGTGGGTGTTAATAATGTGAATATGCTTGACctaaaaatattacttgaaaATCAGAATTGAGAAAAAGGCTCCGTTCGAAATTATCTCCTCTATACATGAGTATAAAAGttaatattcttaattattgataaaaaaaaattataattaactattCTAACTcattcattcatatatatatatatatatatatatatatatatatatatatatatatatatatatatatatatatatatatatatatatatattctaatttttttcatcaatgaTTGAAACTGTATCCTTTATACTTAtcac encodes the following:
- the LOC100807021 gene encoding tRNA-splicing endonuclease subunit Sen2-1 gives rise to the protein MAPRWKGKDAKAKKDAQAEALKEPMSKIVSQIQSSLVQSDTRGFLSGSSVHLVVEAEQLHLLDKACFGSPVRTVEKDKPRFQLSFEEAFYLCYSLKCLKINNDSDDTSSQTDEELWHYMKSKKETFPCFYKAYSHLRMKNWVVRSGAQYGADFVVYRHHPARVHSEYGVLVLSDEEDKDLNGRLRVWSDVHCTTRLLGGVAKILLVLYVNRNGGSNESPLCLANYTVEERTITRWNPEQCREKMVVHANSDNGTG